The Vigna angularis cultivar LongXiaoDou No.4 chromosome 9, ASM1680809v1, whole genome shotgun sequence DNA window CGGTATCTAGACAAGTTTGTCTAGTGGAAACtaagagtgggtgaaactcaactagacaaTGTATTAGAAAGATACCAGAATTGTCTAGGGATACAAGGACTGGTGAAAAATACTATATAATCAGGAGTTGGTGATACTTGGTTCTAGTCAGAGTAACGCGGGTTACTGGGATTGACTAGGTGATACCAGGAGTGGTATGAATACTTAGTTGTAAttttgttgaagattatagttaAACCCTCTAAGAGGTCTTAAAGGAGAACTTGATGTGGCTCGGtggagtgaactagtataaaataattgtgtGTTTATTACTTCAGTCTTGctaaatgtttttcttataaattctACAATTGCTCATTAACTCAACCGTTTATAAAATCTCTTATCACCAAACACTATTCTTATTAAGAGTTATCTTTCTCAAAACACTACCGCAGATTTAACTAgacaattgaaaaatatttatttcagaaCTTGTAGTTTGAACAAAACTTTATAAATCAAGTGTTTAACAACTTATATAAACTGCATAATCTTTAACAAGGTTGTTAAACTACCTTTTTGGAGAAAAGGTTTTCTATAGCACTATTCAACCCCCCTTTCTAGTGTTTTCCAAGTATTTCAAGGTTAAATGGATGTTCCAAATATAAGTTTTGATTTGAAGTTGATATGAAATGACTTGTGGGTGTGAAATAACATATGATGTTATAATGATTTCAAGGAGAAATCCTTAAGTTGTTAGTGTGAAGCATATGTATTGATAGAGGATGCTAGTGATTAGGGGTTATTCTGATGCTCTTAATAACTTCTAGTCCAAAAAGAAAAGGATAGTTATGTCGTGGAGAGTAGCAGGAGATCCTTAGTCTAATGATCATTTTTTTGCCATAAATGTTTGACGAATTAACCTTGGAGTGTGGTAATTGATGTGGATGAGTTGTTGGTGTACCACCTCCGAGTGTAAGACTCCTATAGTTTGATATCAATATATGTATCCAGATGGTCGctatagaataaaataattgaatcttTATAGAAATTGTTAATTGTTGATGATTAAATTATAAGTTGATACGATAGTTGTAAATGATTACaggtgtatttttttataacattagcTTATccttttctttgtgttttatgtttgtttgttcttttttttgcAGTGATCATCTTTATGATGTAAGCCGACGAGGAACCCTCTTTGAATAAGCTTTTaggtgatgaagatgaagtaaAGACTTAGATTAggtttcttcttttgtttgttatatatatatatatatatatatatatatatatatatatatatatatatatatatatatatatatgaaaatatatttatatacctTTTCTAAACAAACTTGTGGCTGCATTTGGTTTCTTAAAACACTTTTAACTGTGTACTATGTTTAAGTgttatagtttattaaatatgtaatgaatcctataataatattaaataacagTGTTAATGCTATTGAAAATTTGGaatgttattaaatatatttttatgataatttatgCAATATTATAGTGAATTGTAAAATAACCTTTACgtgttatttattaaaaggatatttgacatgatatttaaaatagaaaatatatagtttaatttaatggCAACGTTCGAAAGtagatttgaaattaaaaatatttttaaatcatttatgaatttcaaaatatataaccaaaaccgtataatttaatttttgaaagtaCGAATATTAGAAACTCaacttcttattttcttttttatttaaatgaaataaatagaGATGGAAAAGAGAATTCTAACCTCATATACTGGCTTCTCATCTTCCCTGGGATTGATGAAGTCAGTCATGCCCATCGCACGGCCTTTCATGAAACGTATCATATATGTTATTACACTTACACTAAAACAAGAACAAGTTCATGTCAAGTATTTtaggttttattatttttaataattttcaaaataagttaatataagaataattttaaataatgtaaaattattagaCGTAATAAGAATATAAGTTTTCAAATAAGatctaaagaaaaaaattgatcaTTTATAATGGAAAGCTTAAAGAAACAATAATTCCATAatcaaaaattgtttttaaagacTGGAATTTCATCATtgtttaattcttaaaatatttattgaaaaattaaaaaatatatttaaattatcttaaattttaacttttaaatatttgaaactattaaacataaaattaaattaaattaattttattatataatagaatgtaaattttatcttataaattaattttataaatttgaaataattttaaaatagaaaaacgaAACAAAAGatacataaaaagaaaattaccttTGATGAATTTCTCAGGATTGATATCCACTCCTATTATTTTGGATGCACCTCTGGCTCGTGCACCCTCTGCAACCTGATTTAAGATGTGGGTCTTTtctcaataaaaattattttcttattgatttgagaaagaaaagagaaaaaggaaaagtgacATATACTGATTgacataaattgaaaaaaaaaattatacttctAACATGACTATGATTCGaagttaaaaaagtaaattttaaatttaatttaattttataaaatttgtaaggtgagatcaatatatatattttaaattaattatatatatatatatatattaatttaagcTGATCTTATaagttgaattagatttaaagttcacttaaaatagattatatatgtgattaatttaaagtatatactTAAATGCAGAACTTATTttacaagttaattttgtaaagtaaaattagacttaaaatttattttttaatataaatattcaaaattttgaaaagtaaataaattacaGATAAAATTGGGATAGTTGGGAATGATGTGTTTTAAGaacaatgtttttgtttttaggaAGAATTTTGAGCGTGTGTTTAATTTTgattgttaatttaattttatgattttgatgGCAACCCTTGTATATGAACAATAGTTTGATAAAACTGTGgagaaaaattaatgaaaattatttttgacttACAGCAAGACCAACAGCGCCTAAACCAAAGACAGCTACAGTTGAACCAGAATGTACATTTGCTGTGTTCCAAGCAGCTCCAACACCTacacaattaatttttaagcattattagtaaataattaatgttttttatctttaattaacaATCAAGTAGGTCCAAATAATTCATGCTTGCTCAGAGTGATCCCATAATTTACCATTGTTACAttcacatatatttatttatcaaatttagacttaaataatattttgatttttatattcattaaatttattcaatgcgatttattttatgtttaattaaattctaatttttattaattttatttaatttagtagtTTTTAGTAactgtatttaaattattaacgaAATATCAACAGATATCacgtgtttttctttttgttaaaaaaatttaaattattttttatttttttcttaatttttttataaaaaaaaagcatcCATTTGTCAAGGCATACGTGGTATTGTCAgtacactttttcttttctaattaagaaaaattttagaaaaaacaaaaaatattatgaattgatATGTGATATATATTTTGGTGGTAATTTAAACATcgttataaaaagaattaaattaattaaaattgaaaaaaaatttattaaacacgaaaaaaaattacatcaaaCAAACTCGAAAAggataaaaatcaaaatataatttaaaccttaaatataataattacaagTAGGTGAACGGTAGGTAGGGACATACTAATTATTTAGAAGGACCAGATTTATAGTTTTATCTGGTCCAAAGGAATCATTAGATAGAATTTTGTATTGAAAATTCTCAATCATTGTGCtgttatattttcaatatttgattttgattaataatattgtttcctttaacttctttttttgtaaaagttttgtctttcttttttaCGATTtcagttttataattaaaaagttaaaatatttttcttccaaTAAAATTTTGATCCCAAAATGTTTTTATTGATTTTCATAAAAGCATTGCAGCCAAAATTAAAACGTGCTTATTTTAAATGacttaaaagtatatttaaaggTTTTCTGTGAACAATATAATCcactttttcttattaaaatatcaacGTTACTTCCGATAAAAATAAAGGTTTCTAAAAAATTTGATTATCTTtcgttcaatattttttttcttttttggtttaGAACAAGTGAAATTTTACGCTAAATCAACatgaaacaatattattttggaaaatgTTTCTTGAACAatcatttttgacaacatttagacacgcgcacacatgtcaaaatctgagtggtctagttggaaaaattaaatgaaaatggaccactcaaattttgacacgtgtgcgcgtgtttaaatgttgtcaaaaatggttgttcaagtatcattctcctgttatttttatatgaagtGGGTTTACATATAAAATGCAATAAAGTGAataattatgaaagaaaaaaattcaaatgataATGGCTAGTgatatattgatatttaaaaagtatttagatttgttttatattattatttattatttttcatttttcattttttacacatacaaaattcatttttttatggcTATCTTACTCTACATTGGATTGtcaaatgattatttttaatgtgaaataaattttctttttctaatggTAATGGTTAGCATAGATGATATCGAAAATCGTATTTCTTTCATTAGTCAACTAAAATGGCGTAACctgttttgttattgttttgcaAGACTAACGagataaattattgaataaaagacgtatttattattttaaaaataaattatgtgaacaaatttaactaatttattattttgttttctttcattaagcatatttagtttttacttattttaaaaattttctatcTCTCTAtacctttttcttccttctGCCAATGAAAGTCTTGAAAGATTTGTGTGAAACATGTGGTCATATACTCTTCATGTgtgaacaaaataataaaaggaaaaggaaacttcctatgaaattgaaatattggttaaatatatgaaaaaaataaaagtatgtattttattttaaaatttataacttaattaagttgtaaatatatcataaatatataaaatgagtgtttattaaaaaaaaatcatgttttaattaaatattgaaaatatttttcattttcattaaactGTTTTGTTATTTGCCTTTCGCaatcaataaaataacataagtaTTATGATTGTCTTCTTATATTCAACTCATCAATgtactctttattttttctctctaataTCTTTAAACTCATTCCTTTCTTGAGATAATGAATTGACTAGTTGGTAAAAAGTATTCGAGAGAAAAGCGTAAATTGATGTGGGAGAGTTggaaacatgaaaataaatcaattaacaataaaattaattagtaaagtatttaaatgaggataaaaatattttaagcacttaataaaataaaatgttaaataaatcaaagaaaaatacCTAACTTGTATAAGATAGCtcaaacttaatttaaatttttatttatttttaaatatatagtttaaaatgCAGACGAACTCActtgtatatattttacttgTTAATTTGTGATGGGTTGAACCGAAATAATAACTTTTAGATTATATACTAAGTCGGCCAAATCtgtttgtttataaatatattaaggtttttgttttgataagataaaaaagattaaGGTTGACCAAGCTTAATAACCTCAACTAACCCATTGATAGTTACCTAGCTAATATCttcttaaacataattatttctACTTAAAACCAAGcagagaagaaaacaaaaaccataagtcttatatatatatatatatatatatatatatatatatatatatatatatatatatatatatatatatacactttatTTTAGTTAGGCATAACATAGGCATATTACATATTCTtagaaaatttaagaaaatgagaaacaaactaaattaatttgtctTTTACTCCAAACAAGTCAATCATTAAACCTTTTCGTATTGCCTATCTGTTTGAACAAGTCATTGTCTAACAACTTAAATTATCTAACTAGTCAATTTCGTTGTTTCCAAGCCTTgtattaaattcatatttgtCCAAGTTTTCATAgtgaataattttaatattttaaaagaaataaataattataagacATCATTCTTGAATCAAATTTACGGTTCAAAGCAGTCATAGATTTGAAAAATTAGTAAGTGATATTCTGAACTATTTAGTTTATGGTTTTAACTAATCTCTAATtgacataatttaaatatttttttacgtatatttaaaataacatatttttttagtaatattaCTCTTAATATGactttgaaattataaatttaaaagtttaatttatcaactattaaataatattacttttggtgaaagaaaaataatttaacataattattaatttaaagatgATTTTAGCTTCATATCTATTTTAATAGATTAGATATGACtctaaaaatttagaaaaatgtatttttaacaattatttttgacaatttttttataattgattatgaactaataaaatagtgatgcataatctatttataaaaaattgttaaaaaaaattgttaacgatacaaaaatttaattaattaactttgaaACATACGTGAATTTGGATGGCATTTCATATAAAGTGAATTTGACGAAAGTTGGTTTCTTACCAGTAGAGACACCACAACTAAGCAAGGTGAGTGTTTTGATGAAGGGGTTGAAGTTCCAATCGCCATTAGCGTGAATCTTGACGACGCATGCTGAATCGAGCACTGTGTACTCTGTGAAAGTTGAAGTGTTCAAAAAATGGAAGATGGGTTTTCTATCCATTGTAGAAAACCTTGTGCCACCACAATCCATCTCCTTCTTCATAATACTCACGCCAAATCTCTCACACTTGTTGGTCTTCTCACTCTTGCAGTATTTGCAATCCCCACATTCCCCATTGAATATTGGTACCACCAAATCTCCTTCTTTCATCTCAGTCACACCTTCTCCCACACTCTCCACAATCCTACAAATTCATCAACACAATCATAATCACACTGTAAATTCATTTTCATATCATCTACTATTAAACTTCTCCATTGTGTTCTTGTGACCTACCCAGAAGCTTCGTGCCCGAAAATCCGAGGATAAAATCGTGCAGCCTCGTTCTTTGGTGTCCATAAGAGAAGGAAAATGACAAGCATCAATAAACAATATTAGATAATTTATGGGTTGACTACtgtatagatatatagatatagatattaTATCTATGCATGTATATACCTCGCCTTGCCAAGCACTGAGATCAGTATGACAGATTGAAGTGAAGAGGATCTTGATTCGAACCTCCATTTTCTGAGGAGGATGAACAAGAACACGTTCGACCACAAAGGGTTCTCCAGGACCATATGCCACAGCAGCTTCGTGATGAAAATTGATAAagatcaataataatattaggTTATGGTGAAAATTTGGGTTGCATTATCTGAGAATTGAAAAAGATGAGATCTGAATAATATACTATAGTTGGTGTTAATTTAGTACCTTTGCAAGTGATGGTCTTTCCCTTGGTATCATTTGGATTGAAGTTCTCAGTTGCAAACGCTTGACCTGCCATATCTTCCCCTGAGCTTTTCAGTGATTTTTGTGTGTTTCAAGCACATGCAATAGAGCAAAGTTATGATAAAAATTGACGACcaaacaaaactatatataagGATTTGGAGGTTTTCTCGGGGAGAGATAGGCTAACACGTGGGTGTTTTCTTTATAGCACGTGTTTAGGGACAGCGAAAAATCAATTATTGCTACTTAATTGTGttaactatttaataaaaaagtgtTCATATCGTTGATCTTCGCTTTAAAGGAAATGAAATGGAATGATTTGTGCGATATATTTTTAATGCGTAGAGATTTGAAGGGAATTAATAACAAATCACATGGAGTTGTTGTTTCGTGCTTAGCTTTGGCCATATATGCTGATATTTCTCATGAACATTCACACCAAGCACAAAAAGATTCCTGACCAACACggtttgatttaaaaaatttgacccCTTGAAGACCACGAGTGAAGATATCAAGTTAATACAATT harbors:
- the LOC108347179 gene encoding alcohol dehydrogenase-like 4 — translated: MAGQAFATENFNPNDTKGKTITCKAAVAYGPGEPFVVERVLVHPPQKMEVRIKILFTSICHTDLSAWQGENEAARFYPRIFGHEASGIVESVGEGVTEMKEGDLVVPIFNGECGDCKYCKSEKTNKCERFGVSIMKKEMDCGGTRFSTMDRKPIFHFLNTSTFTEYTVLDSACVVKIHANGDWNFNPFIKTLTLLSCGVSTGVGAAWNTANVHSGSTVAVFGLGAVGLAVAEGARARGASKIIGVDINPEKFIKGRAMGMTDFINPREDEKPVYERIRDMTDGGVHYSFECAGNLNVLRDAFLSAHEGWGLTVVLGVHTSPQLLPIHPMDLFEGRRIVGSVFGGFKGKTQLPHFAKECMDGVVKLDGFITHELPLEEINEAFDLLIAGKSLRCLLRF